The following are encoded in a window of Brevibacillus ruminantium genomic DNA:
- a CDS encoding EYxxD motif small membrane protein — MTVVGSPFYEWFTHNFFVIAIIIGCVAVMGYFFYDTRKNKGRYRQ, encoded by the coding sequence ATGACGGTGGTCGGCTCCCCTTTCTACGAATGGTTCACGCATAATTTTTTTGTGATTGCGATCATCATTGGCTGTGTGGCTGTGATGGGCTACTTCTTTTACGACACACGTAAAAACAAGGGGAGATATCGCCAGTGA
- a CDS encoding YgaP family membrane protein: MRKNVGTVDAMIRITAGLVGLAYGVGRMSRRPYRTPWLLMALSAMKVAEGATRFCPMLYAMDTETVTNKGVNKMVGKMTQAGVRAAMNRMTGAKSGSGSEAQARDKENASQITTDMTSQRTSAHTHDLSPEDKQLETAVRNFVSSADDFHTTATSDAREKSTPSERYSRDEHFYPTYS, translated from the coding sequence ATGCGAAAAAACGTCGGTACCGTAGATGCCATGATTCGCATCACTGCCGGATTGGTGGGTTTGGCCTATGGGGTTGGCAGAATGAGCCGCCGTCCCTACCGAACGCCTTGGTTGCTGATGGCGCTGTCGGCGATGAAGGTGGCAGAGGGAGCCACTCGCTTTTGCCCCATGCTGTATGCAATGGACACCGAAACCGTGACCAACAAGGGTGTGAACAAAATGGTGGGCAAGATGACACAGGCTGGAGTACGGGCAGCCATGAACCGAATGACAGGGGCAAAAAGCGGTTCAGGCAGTGAAGCACAAGCCAGAGATAAAGAAAATGCCTCCCAAATCACAACTGACATGACATCACAGCGTACATCTGCTCACACCCATGATCTTTCACCAGAAGACAAACAGTTGGAAACCGCAGTACGCAATTTTGTTTCTTCAGCGGATGATTTTCACACGACAGCGACAAGTGACGCCCGGGAGAAGTCCACACCCTCCGAGCGCTATAGCCGGGATGAGCATTTTTACCCCACCTATTCATAA